Below is a genomic region from Citrobacter tructae.
GGTCTGAACGGCGGGACGGATGTGGTTCGCACCAGTCTCAGCAGCTACGACCTGAGCGATAACGTGGAAGAGTTGGTGTTCACTGGCAGCGGCGGTTTTATCGGTACCGGGAATGGTCTTGCCAACATCATCACAGGTGGCGCGGGCAACGACCAGTTGTTTGGCATGGGAGGCAACGACCAGCTGTTCGGCGGCGTCGGCAATGACTTCCTGGATGGCGGTGATGGCGTTGATAACTTGCAGGGTGGAAACGGCAATGACGTCATGATTGGCGGCGCAGGTGCCGATACCCTTTCCGGCGGCAACGGCGACGACATTCTCAATGGTCAGGAAGGCAATGACAATCTGGATGGCGGTACTGGGAATGACATCTTCGCCTTTGGCACCGCCTTTGGGCGAGACCGTATTACCGGCTTTGATAGTAACCCTAACGGCGGACAGGATTATCTGGATCTGGTCTTGCTAGGGATTAATGCGGGTAATTTTGCCAGCAGCGTATCCATCACTGGTAGCAACGGTAATACAGTCGTAACTATCGGTACTGACAACATTACGTTGGTCGGCGTCAATTCGAGCACCGTCACTATTGGTGATTTTTATCTGGAAATGCCAAACACCCTTGCCAGTAACAACGGCAATGGATCGTTGATCGTATAAGGAGAAGACTATGTCGCGCCAGCATACGCCAACAGAACTGAATAATGCATTAAAAGGAACGAAACCCACTTTTCTTATACTGTTGTTTTTTAGTTGTGTGATTAATATGCTTATGCTGGCGCCGGCAATTTATATGCTACAGGTTTACGACCGCGTTCTGGTGAGTAAAAACACCACGACGCTATTAATGTTAACCCTGCTCATTGTCGGCTTATACATTGTTATTGCCATGATTGAATCAGCTCGGGCTAAGGTCATGGTTCGTCTGGGAAATCGGCTGGATGTGAAGTTAAGCCAGCTGATTTTTAACTCGGCGTTTAAAAGAAAGATTGCCACCGGTGATAACAACCCAGCGCAGTCAATCGCAGAGCTTGATCAGATTCGTCAGTTTCTTTCTGGCAACAGTCTGTTTGCCCTGCTGGATATACCGTGGACGCCCATCTATTTATTCATCGCGTTTCTTGTCCATCCCCTGTTGGGATATCTCTCCCTGGGCGGAATATCCTTACTGTTTATTCTGACGCTGGTCTCTGAAATAGCGACTAAACGCCCTATTCAACAAGCCCATGCGTTGACCATCAACAATGCCACCAAACTGAATAAGCAGCTGCAAAATTCCGATACCATTGAAGCAATGGGGATGCTCTCTACCATCAAATTTCACTGGCAGGAACAGCATGACAAAGTGCTGGTACTGCAAACGCAGATCGCCGATAAAACGGCAGGATTAAGCAGCCTGAGCCGTTTTGTTCGGGTTCTCCTGCAATCCATTGCGCTGGGTGCCGGTGCCTTACTGGTGATCGGGGGGCAAATTACCCCCGGCCTGATGATTGCCGCCTCGATTATTCTGGGGCGAGTCCTGAACCCAGTTGAGCAAGTGATCGGCAGCTGGAAGCAGTTTGTGCAGTTTCGCAGCGCGTGGCACCAGCTCTCAACGCTGCTGAAGGAGTACCCGGCACCGAAAGATGTCCTGCCCTTGCCGAAGCCAAAAGGGAATATCAGCGTCGAAGGCGTCTTCGCGGCGGCACCCGGTCAGCATACGCCGCTGTTGCGTAATATCTCATTTCAGCTTGAACAAGGCGAAGTGCTGGGGATTATCGGCCCGTCTGCATCAGGAAAAACGTCGCTGGCCAAAGTGCTGGTCGGCGTATGGAAACCGCTATCGGGAAAAGTCAGGTTAGACGGCGCGGATATTTGTCAGTGGGATAAAGAATTGCTCGGCCCATCTATCGGCTATCTTCCCCAGGATGTCGAATTGTTTGACGGAACAATCGCGCAAAACATCGCCCGCTTTACGAAGAATGACAGCGAACTCATTGTGGCTGCCGCACTGCTGGCTGGCGTCCATGAGATGATCCTGCGCTTACCCCAGGGATACGACACGCTACTGGGATCTGGCGGCCACCAGCTCTCCGGTGGTCAGCGACAACGTATTGGGCTGGCGCGCGCTGTCTATAACAACCCTGCATTTCTGGTCCTTGATGAACCGAATGCTAACCTTGATGACGCCGGTGAATTCGCCCTCATCAAAGCCATTAATACCCTCAGAACACAGGGGCAAACCACCGTTATCATCTCCCACCGGCCCACGCTGCTCGGTGTGGTCAATAAAGTCTTGCTGCTCAATGACGGCGCAATCCAGGAGTTTGGCACCCGCGACCAGGTGTTTACCACTTTACGCCAGGCCAACGTATTAAAACCGGTGGCGACAGCGTCTTCATCCAACAATGAACAAAAACGCGAGGCATGAAGATGAAAAAGAACCATGAAGGGTCTGGGAATTCGGGTTCCGCTGGTGTGGATACCAATATTTGGGCGCCAATCATTCGGGGGATCGTTGTCATTATTTTCGGCGTCGGCGGCTTTCTGCTCTGGGCGGTGCAAGCGCCGTTGGATGCTGGGGTTGTTGCGGATGGCACGGTGACCGTGTCAAGTAACCGGAAAACCATTCAACATCTGAGCGGTGGACGCGTCACGGATATTTTTATCAAAGAAGGAGACCTGGTCAAAAAAAATCAGGTGCTCGTCCGTCTGGATAAAATGCAGCTCGATATGCGTTTTAGTGCGTTAAACGCCCAATATATTTCAGCAAAAAGTATCGAAGACCGGCTGATGGCAGAACGAGACGGTCTGGAAGAAATTGCCTTCAATAGCACGCTGACTCAGCAATTTTCCGGGAATAAACGTCTGACAGAGGTCAGAAACTTGCAGGCCAAACTCTTCGATACCCGGCGTAAAACGATTCAGGATGAATTGTCGATGATTCAGGAAACGCTCGATGGCCTGATCGGGCAAACGGATAATTTAAACAAAATAAAAGGCTATCGCGATCATCAGTTCACTCTGATTAACCGGGAACTCGGCGCGATTCGTGCGCTGAGTGAAAAAAACTACTATCCGAAAGCGCAATTACTGGTGCTTGAGCGCGAGGCAGCTGAAATATCCAGCAGTGTCTCAGAAGATATTTTGAATATTGCCAAACTCAAATCTCAGCAAAATGAACTGAAAATCAAAGCGTATCAGGCCCGTCATCAGTACCTGCGTGAGGTGGAGTCTGAACTGACCGAAAACCAAAAAGAAGTCGCCATGCTGGAAGATGAACTAGTGTCCACCCGCCATGAACTGGATAATACGGAAATTCGCTCGCCCATTAACGGCGTGGTGCTGGACGTTAAGGTCAGCACCATCGGCGGCGTTATTCAGCCAGGCGAACATCTTATGGATATTGTCGCCGCCGGACAACCGATGCAAATCGATGCCAAAATACCGGTGCATGCCATCGATAAACTCGCCCCGGGGTTAACGGTGGATGTGCTGTTTCCCGCCCTTAACCACGCGCTGTTGCCGTCGGTGCCTGCGCATGTATTAACCGTTTCCGCAGACCGTTTAATTGATGAGGCCACGCAGCAGCCCTATTATCTCGCCGAAGTGCAGGTCTCTTCTGAAGGTGCGCGCTTGCTGGGCGATTACAAAATTAAAGCTGGGATGCCCGCCAGCGTAACGATTAAAACCGGTGAGCGGACATTTTTAAGCTACCTGTTCAAACCATTGCTCGCCCGTCTGGAACTGGCGTTTAAAGAGTACTGATCATCAATTCTATACCGCCACAGGAACCCTGGTGCTCATGTGCGAGCATCAGGCCTGTTTATGCCATTGCTGGTCGCCCTGCTTTCTTGTAACCTTCCCCCTCGCAAGCCTACTGCGTGCGCGAATGATTAATATAGAATCACTGAACTGGACTTCATATGAATGCTCATACTTCGAAAGACCCTTTACATGGCGTAACGCTTGAAATGCAGGTCAATGCGTTGGTTGCTCGCTTTGGTTGGGCTGAGCTGAGCCAGCTCATTAACATCAACTGTTTTAAAAACGAACCCAGCGTTAAATCCAGTTTAAAATTTCTGCGCCGCACGCCGTGGGCGCGTGCTGAAGTTGAAGCGCTGTATCTTGATTCCCTGAATGATGACGCCCAGGAAAACACAGAATCTCCTGCCTTTGACCCCTGGGCTAATAGTCGTATTAACAAGAAATAAGAGCCTTATCAGATGTCAGCATTCGGTTTTATTTCAGGTCATTACCAGAAAAGGCTGGCGAATCTTCTCGCCCGTTCTCGCAACATACTCCCGATAACCAACGTGAAATGGTTTGCCGTGCTCGTCGGTAGCATGCTCTTACTCGGCAGTTGCTCTTCCGAACCGCCGGTGTCAAAAACGCCCCCGCAACCTCCGCTGACTAAACCGCAACGCAGCCTGGAACCCGTGCGTGGTGTTTGGTTGGCGACGGTTTCCCGTCTGGACTGGCCGCCGATGGCCTCCGTTAACGTTAGTTCGTCTGCTACCCGCATTAGTCAACAGCAAAAAGCGCTAACGGATAAGCTGGATAATCTAAAACGCCTCGGGATCAACACCGTGTTTTTCCAGGTCAAACCGGACGCCACCGCGCTGTGGAAATCCAAAATTTTACCCTGGTCAGATACCCTGACGGGCAAGATTGGTGAAGATCCGGGTTACGATCCGCTGCAGTTTATGCTCGACGAAGCGCACAAGCGCGGTATGAGAGTTCATGCCTGGTTTAACCCCTATCGCGTGTCCGTCAACACGAAACCGGGTACCGTGACAGAGTTAAACAACACTCTGTCGCAACATCCATCGAGTGTCTTTGTCCTGCACCGCGACTGGATCCGCACGGCTGGAGAACGTTTTGTCCTCGACCCTGGCATTCCTGAAGTCAGGGACTGGGTAGCCAGTATTGTGGCTGAAGTGGTAGAGAATTATCCCGTCGACGGCGTACAGTTTGATGACTACTTCTACACCGAGTCACCCGGCTCGACGCTTAACGACGCCCAGACCTTCAGAGAGTATGGTCAGGGATTCGCCTCGAAAGCGGACTGGCGGCGGCATAACACGGAAAAGTTGATCGAACAGGTTTCGCAAACCATCAAGAAACTGAATCCTGAAGTGGAGTTCGGCGTCAGTCCGGCAGGCGTATGGCGTAACCGTTCGCACGACCCGGCCGGTTCCGACACGCGTGGTGCGGCGGCGTATGATGAATCCTATGCCGACACTCGTCGCTGGGTACAACTGGGTCTGCTGGACTACATTGCCCCGCAGCTTTACTGGCCTTTTGCCCGCGATGCCGCACGTTATGATGTGCTGGCGAAATGGTGGGCAGACGTGGTCAAGTCAACCAACACGCGCCTGTATATTGGCGTTGCACTGTATAAGGTCGGTGAGCCGTCGAGAAAAGAACCCGACTGGACGGTTAACGGCGGTGTCCCTGAACTGAAAA
It encodes:
- a CDS encoding type I secretion system permease/ATPase; its protein translation is MSRQHTPTELNNALKGTKPTFLILLFFSCVINMLMLAPAIYMLQVYDRVLVSKNTTTLLMLTLLIVGLYIVIAMIESARAKVMVRLGNRLDVKLSQLIFNSAFKRKIATGDNNPAQSIAELDQIRQFLSGNSLFALLDIPWTPIYLFIAFLVHPLLGYLSLGGISLLFILTLVSEIATKRPIQQAHALTINNATKLNKQLQNSDTIEAMGMLSTIKFHWQEQHDKVLVLQTQIADKTAGLSSLSRFVRVLLQSIALGAGALLVIGGQITPGLMIAASIILGRVLNPVEQVIGSWKQFVQFRSAWHQLSTLLKEYPAPKDVLPLPKPKGNISVEGVFAAAPGQHTPLLRNISFQLEQGEVLGIIGPSASGKTSLAKVLVGVWKPLSGKVRLDGADICQWDKELLGPSIGYLPQDVELFDGTIAQNIARFTKNDSELIVAAALLAGVHEMILRLPQGYDTLLGSGGHQLSGGQRQRIGLARAVYNNPAFLVLDEPNANLDDAGEFALIKAINTLRTQGQTTVIISHRPTLLGVVNKVLLLNDGAIQEFGTRDQVFTTLRQANVLKPVATASSSNNEQKREA
- a CDS encoding HlyD family type I secretion periplasmic adaptor subunit, whose translation is MKKNHEGSGNSGSAGVDTNIWAPIIRGIVVIIFGVGGFLLWAVQAPLDAGVVADGTVTVSSNRKTIQHLSGGRVTDIFIKEGDLVKKNQVLVRLDKMQLDMRFSALNAQYISAKSIEDRLMAERDGLEEIAFNSTLTQQFSGNKRLTEVRNLQAKLFDTRRKTIQDELSMIQETLDGLIGQTDNLNKIKGYRDHQFTLINRELGAIRALSEKNYYPKAQLLVLEREAAEISSSVSEDILNIAKLKSQQNELKIKAYQARHQYLREVESELTENQKEVAMLEDELVSTRHELDNTEIRSPINGVVLDVKVSTIGGVIQPGEHLMDIVAAGQPMQIDAKIPVHAIDKLAPGLTVDVLFPALNHALLPSVPAHVLTVSADRLIDEATQQPYYLAEVQVSSEGARLLGDYKIKAGMPASVTIKTGERTFLSYLFKPLLARLELAFKEY
- a CDS encoding VF530 family DNA-binding protein, whose product is MNAHTSKDPLHGVTLEMQVNALVARFGWAELSQLININCFKNEPSVKSSLKFLRRTPWARAEVEALYLDSLNDDAQENTESPAFDPWANSRINKK
- a CDS encoding glycoside hydrolase family 10 protein; the protein is MSAFGFISGHYQKRLANLLARSRNILPITNVKWFAVLVGSMLLLGSCSSEPPVSKTPPQPPLTKPQRSLEPVRGVWLATVSRLDWPPMASVNVSSSATRISQQQKALTDKLDNLKRLGINTVFFQVKPDATALWKSKILPWSDTLTGKIGEDPGYDPLQFMLDEAHKRGMRVHAWFNPYRVSVNTKPGTVTELNNTLSQHPSSVFVLHRDWIRTAGERFVLDPGIPEVRDWVASIVAEVVENYPVDGVQFDDYFYTESPGSTLNDAQTFREYGQGFASKADWRRHNTEKLIEQVSQTIKKLNPEVEFGVSPAGVWRNRSHDPAGSDTRGAAAYDESYADTRRWVQLGLLDYIAPQLYWPFARDAARYDVLAKWWADVVKSTNTRLYIGVALYKVGEPSRKEPDWTVNGGVPELKKQLDMNESEPHINGTILFREDYLNQPQTQDAVTYIRNRWGQ